The Nesterenkonia xinjiangensis genome contains a region encoding:
- a CDS encoding SDR family oxidoreductase has protein sequence MIQTQSAEPRSALVTGASSGIGAATAHRLTTDGWQVFALARRAEKLEHLAEQEGIVPIVCDVTDREQVDEALAQVTAEGGIDTLINNAGGALGVDPVAQGRVDDWEWMFRTNVLGTLHVTQTFLPMLRAHGEGTVLNLTSTAGITAYEGGAGYCAAKSGQHALTSTLRLEEAEHNVRVIEVLPGLVQTEEFTAKRLRGDTAAADAVYQGVEKPLTAEDVAEVIAHAVNLPHHVNLDQIVMRPVAQAAQHKVIRTG, from the coding sequence ATGATTCAGACGCAGTCCGCAGAGCCCCGCAGCGCCCTTGTCACAGGAGCCTCCTCAGGCATCGGTGCCGCCACCGCGCACCGGCTCACCACAGACGGCTGGCAGGTCTTCGCGCTCGCGCGCCGAGCGGAGAAGCTGGAGCACCTGGCCGAGCAGGAAGGCATCGTGCCGATCGTCTGCGACGTCACCGACCGCGAGCAGGTCGATGAGGCGCTGGCCCAGGTCACGGCGGAGGGCGGGATCGACACCCTGATCAACAACGCCGGCGGTGCGCTCGGCGTCGATCCAGTGGCCCAAGGGCGGGTCGACGACTGGGAATGGATGTTCCGCACCAATGTGCTGGGCACCCTGCATGTGACCCAGACGTTCCTGCCGATGCTGCGCGCACACGGCGAGGGCACCGTGCTGAACCTGACCTCCACCGCCGGCATCACCGCCTATGAGGGAGGAGCCGGATACTGCGCCGCCAAATCCGGCCAGCACGCCCTGACCTCGACGCTGCGGCTGGAGGAGGCCGAGCACAATGTCCGGGTCATCGAGGTGCTTCCCGGACTGGTGCAGACCGAAGAGTTCACCGCCAAGCGGCTCCGAGGGGACACCGCAGCGGCCGACGCCGTCTATCAGGGCGTGGAGAAGCCGCTCACCGCCGAGGACGTTGCCGAGGTCATCGCTCATGCGGTGAATCTCCCCCACCACGTGAACCTGGATCAGATCGTGATGCGCCCCGTCGCGCAGGCCGCCCAGCACAA
- the valS gene encoding valine--tRNA ligase — protein sequence MAEQNLGTDSPVIETERADIPTEAVTAVPETAATPVKTPQVPDRPALEGLEDKLSAAWEQEKVYRFEEDTERSAVYSIDTPPPTASGSLHVGHMFSYTQTDVLARFQRMRGKNVFYPLGWDDNGLPTERRVQNYYGVRCDPSKAYIRGYTPPEKPARNQRDWDVISRPNFIELCEKLTVEDEKVFEDLFSRLGLSVDWTQTYRTIDDSTRAISQRAFMRDVQNGHAYTALAPTMWDVTFRTAVAQAELEAKDHPGAYHRYPFFTAEGQKVFIETTRPELLPSCVALVAHPEDERYQHLFGTTVTSPLFDVAVEVRAHRLADPEKGSGVAMICTFGDMTDVTWWRELQLPTRALIGRDGRLSRETPEWITSAQGRANYEQLAGKTVHSAKEAVVDLLRGACLLEGEPEKITHAVHFYEKGDKPLEVVTSRQWYIRNGGREADRRDALLRRGTEIDWHPGFMRSRYENWVEGLNGDWLISRQRFFGVPIPVWYPLDADGEPDYDAPVLPEESQLPVDPTTDTAPGYEESQRGQAGGFLGEADVLDTWATSSLTPHIAGRWSHDDEFFAKVFPFDLRPQGHDIIRTWLFASVVRAHSLNGSVPWTDAAISGWILDPDRKKMSKSKGNVVVPDDVLDQFGSDAVRYWAASAKLGADTAYEVAQMKIGRRLAIKLLNASKFALNLGVTEEHIVGGTEDLEVLTEPLDRALIVELREVIAQATSAFDGYDYARALQRVESFFWQFTDDYVELVKDRAYGARGEEAQASVRAALATTLDAVLRLFAPVLPFATDEVWRWWRQGSVHSAEWPQAEALDAVHGNAAMLPSVAEVLAGLRRAKSEAKVKQRTEVVSARVTAPNDALSHIEAALGDIRAATRSRAIELVGEGEAVHAISVSDVELADPEQS from the coding sequence ATGGCTGAACAGAACTTGGGCACAGACTCGCCCGTCATCGAGACCGAACGCGCTGACATTCCCACGGAGGCCGTGACCGCGGTCCCGGAGACGGCGGCGACGCCGGTGAAGACCCCGCAGGTGCCTGATCGTCCGGCGCTGGAGGGGCTGGAGGACAAGCTCTCCGCTGCGTGGGAGCAGGAGAAGGTCTACCGCTTCGAGGAGGACACCGAGCGTTCGGCGGTCTACTCGATCGACACGCCGCCTCCGACCGCCTCCGGGTCGCTGCACGTGGGACACATGTTCTCCTACACCCAGACCGACGTGCTGGCCCGGTTCCAGCGTATGCGCGGCAAGAACGTCTTCTACCCGCTGGGCTGGGACGACAACGGCCTGCCCACCGAGCGTCGGGTGCAGAACTACTACGGCGTGCGCTGCGACCCGTCCAAGGCCTATATCCGGGGCTACACCCCTCCGGAGAAGCCCGCGAGGAACCAGCGCGACTGGGACGTCATCTCCCGGCCCAACTTCATCGAGCTGTGCGAGAAGCTCACCGTGGAGGACGAGAAGGTCTTCGAGGATCTCTTCTCACGACTGGGACTCTCGGTGGACTGGACTCAGACTTATCGCACCATCGACGACAGCACCCGTGCGATCTCTCAGCGAGCCTTCATGCGCGACGTGCAGAACGGTCACGCCTACACGGCCCTGGCCCCCACGATGTGGGACGTCACCTTCCGCACCGCCGTCGCGCAGGCGGAGCTGGAGGCCAAGGATCACCCCGGCGCGTACCACCGCTACCCGTTCTTCACGGCGGAGGGGCAGAAGGTCTTCATCGAGACCACCCGCCCTGAGCTGCTGCCCTCCTGCGTCGCGCTGGTGGCCCACCCGGAGGACGAGCGGTACCAGCATCTGTTCGGCACCACGGTGACCTCACCGCTGTTCGACGTCGCCGTCGAGGTCAGGGCGCACCGGCTGGCGGACCCGGAGAAGGGCTCCGGCGTCGCGATGATCTGTACCTTCGGCGACATGACCGATGTCACTTGGTGGAGGGAGCTGCAGCTGCCCACGCGGGCGCTGATCGGTCGTGATGGACGGCTGAGCCGTGAGACTCCGGAATGGATCACCTCCGCGCAGGGCCGGGCGAACTACGAGCAGCTCGCCGGCAAGACCGTCCACTCCGCCAAGGAGGCCGTGGTGGACCTGCTCCGCGGGGCATGCCTGCTGGAGGGTGAGCCGGAGAAGATCACCCACGCGGTGCACTTCTACGAGAAGGGCGACAAGCCCCTGGAGGTCGTGACCTCCCGGCAGTGGTACATCCGCAACGGCGGACGCGAGGCGGACCGGCGGGACGCCCTGCTGCGCCGGGGCACCGAGATCGACTGGCACCCGGGGTTCATGCGCTCCCGCTACGAGAACTGGGTGGAGGGCCTCAACGGCGACTGGCTGATCTCCCGCCAGCGGTTCTTCGGCGTGCCGATTCCGGTGTGGTACCCGCTGGATGCCGACGGCGAGCCGGACTACGACGCCCCGGTGCTGCCTGAGGAGTCGCAGCTGCCGGTGGATCCCACCACCGACACCGCTCCGGGCTACGAGGAGTCCCAGCGCGGCCAGGCCGGGGGGTTCCTCGGAGAGGCCGACGTGCTCGACACCTGGGCGACCTCCTCACTGACTCCGCACATCGCGGGCCGGTGGAGCCACGACGACGAGTTCTTCGCCAAGGTCTTCCCCTTCGACCTTCGCCCGCAGGGCCACGACATCATCCGCACCTGGCTCTTCGCCTCGGTGGTGCGTGCCCATTCGCTCAATGGCTCCGTGCCGTGGACCGACGCGGCGATCTCCGGCTGGATCCTTGACCCGGACCGGAAGAAGATGTCGAAGTCCAAGGGCAACGTGGTGGTCCCCGACGACGTGCTGGACCAGTTCGGGTCCGACGCTGTGCGCTACTGGGCGGCCTCAGCCAAGCTCGGCGCGGACACCGCCTACGAGGTCGCGCAGATGAAGATCGGCCGCCGTCTGGCCATCAAGCTGCTCAACGCCTCCAAGTTCGCGCTGAACCTCGGGGTGACCGAGGAGCACATCGTGGGTGGGACCGAGGACCTCGAGGTGCTCACCGAGCCGCTGGACCGCGCACTGATCGTCGAGCTCCGAGAGGTCATCGCCCAGGCCACCTCGGCCTTCGACGGCTACGACTATGCCCGGGCTCTGCAACGCGTGGAGTCCTTCTTCTGGCAGTTCACCGACGACTATGTCGAGCTGGTCAAGGACCGTGCCTACGGCGCCCGCGGCGAGGAGGCCCAGGCCTCGGTCCGGGCCGCGCTGGCCACCACCCTGGACGCTGTGCTGCGGCTCTTCGCTCCGGTGCTGCCCTTCGCCACCGATGAGGTGTGGCGGTGGTGGCGCCAGGGCTCCGTCCACAGCGCCGAGTGGCCTCAGGCCGAGGCGCTGGACGCTGTGCACGGCAACGCCGCGATGCTGCCTTCGGTGGCCGAGGTGCTCGCCGGGCTACGCCGGGCGAAGTCCGAGGCGAAGGTCAAGCAGCGCACTGAGGTGGTCTCCGCCCGGGTCACGGCTCCCAACGACGCGCTCAGCCACATCGAGGCGGCGCTCGGCGACATCCGTGCCGCCACCCGCTCCCGGGCGATCGAGCTTGTCGGGGAGGGCGAGGCCGTCCATGCGATCTCAGTCTCCGATGTGGAGCTCGCGGACCCCGAGCAGAGCTGA
- a CDS encoding MgtC/SapB family protein: MEITWVSETAVTEAVLLLCAFVLSAVIGIEREVRLKSAGARTHILVGLGSALFTLVSAYGFSPLLGEEVILDPSRIAAQIVTGIGFLGAGVIFVRQNIVSGLTTAASIWVTAAVGMACGAGMPLIAGLTVAFYLLAVTLITMVARRLPRHSRSRVFLIRYADGRGVLRDVLGRASDLGYASGLSRTRQLEADDGPVVEATLRFTSLQGVSADELLRSLTEISGVREVRSIQEEHD; the protein is encoded by the coding sequence ATGGAGATCACCTGGGTCTCGGAGACAGCGGTCACAGAGGCGGTGCTGCTGCTGTGCGCATTTGTGCTCTCCGCGGTGATCGGGATCGAGCGCGAGGTCCGGCTGAAGTCCGCCGGGGCCCGCACCCACATCCTGGTGGGGCTGGGCTCGGCGCTGTTCACCCTGGTGTCGGCCTACGGGTTCTCGCCCCTGCTGGGCGAAGAGGTGATCCTGGACCCCTCACGCATCGCGGCCCAGATCGTCACCGGCATCGGCTTCCTGGGCGCCGGCGTGATCTTCGTGCGGCAGAACATCGTCTCCGGGCTGACCACCGCCGCGTCGATCTGGGTGACCGCTGCCGTCGGCATGGCCTGCGGGGCGGGCATGCCGCTGATCGCGGGGCTCACCGTCGCCTTCTACCTGCTGGCGGTCACGCTGATCACCATGGTGGCCCGCCGGCTGCCCCGGCACAGTCGCAGCCGGGTGTTCCTGATCCGTTACGCCGACGGTCGCGGAGTGCTGCGGGATGTCCTGGGCCGAGCCTCGGACCTCGGCTACGCCTCGGGGCTGTCCCGCACCCGTCAGCTGGAGGCCGACGACGGACCCGTCGTGGAGGCCACGCTGCGCTTCACCAGCCTTCAGGGCGTCAGCGCGGACGAGCTGCTCCGGTCCCTCACGGAGATCTCCGGCGTGCGCGAGGTGCGCTCCATCCAGGAGGAGCACGACTGA
- a CDS encoding AraC family transcriptional regulator, which produces MDSWNRAIALIEEQIADGATHRSGGEIDVARLAQATLTSEHHFRRMFSVLAGMPVSEYVRRRRMTLAAPTVLGGREPLQDIAVRFGYSSADAFSRAFRTVHGVGPAEARGAGAGAGLRSQAPLRFTLTVEGTEQMNYRIETLDAFTLVGRSRRMSIVQQGPNPAMTEFLEELGRDVLEDISARSTRRPAGVLAVCTDFEEEREDGSTFDYWLAAATDGPTGDHHSLRVGAHRWLVLGSRSMEIEDIQQLWPQAYGEWFPSNPYEPVEAPELLATVFDADGGESHMELWLAVRETEQLEG; this is translated from the coding sequence ATGGACAGCTGGAATCGGGCGATCGCACTGATCGAAGAACAGATCGCCGACGGCGCGACGCACCGTTCCGGAGGCGAGATCGACGTCGCCCGGCTGGCACAGGCCACCCTGACCTCGGAGCATCACTTCCGCCGGATGTTCTCCGTGCTGGCCGGCATGCCGGTCTCGGAATACGTGCGGCGCCGCCGCATGACCCTGGCCGCGCCGACGGTGCTCGGCGGACGGGAGCCGCTGCAGGACATCGCCGTGCGCTTCGGGTACAGCTCCGCCGACGCCTTCAGCCGCGCCTTCCGCACGGTCCATGGGGTCGGCCCTGCCGAGGCTCGGGGCGCGGGTGCCGGAGCGGGACTGCGGTCCCAGGCCCCGCTGCGGTTCACCCTCACAGTGGAAGGAACCGAGCAGATGAACTATCGGATCGAGACCCTGGACGCCTTCACCTTGGTGGGGCGCAGCCGTCGGATGTCGATCGTCCAACAGGGACCGAACCCTGCCATGACGGAGTTCCTGGAGGAACTCGGACGCGACGTGCTGGAGGACATCTCGGCACGCTCCACCCGGCGCCCCGCAGGGGTGCTGGCGGTGTGCACCGACTTCGAGGAGGAGCGCGAGGACGGCAGCACCTTCGACTACTGGCTGGCCGCCGCCACCGACGGGCCCACCGGTGACCACCATTCCCTGCGTGTGGGTGCCCACCGTTGGCTGGTGCTCGGCTCCCGGAGCATGGAGATCGAGGACATCCAACAGCTGTGGCCGCAGGCCTACGGGGAGTGGTTCCCGTCCAACCCCTATGAGCCGGTGGAGGCCCCCGAGCTGCTGGCCACGGTCTTCGACGCCGACGGCGGTGAGAGCCACATGGAGCTGTGGCTTGCGGTCCGCGAGACGGAGCAGCTGGAGGGCTGA